A window of the Isosphaera pallida ATCC 43644 genome harbors these coding sequences:
- the tpiA gene encoding triose-phosphate isomerase, whose translation MVHPSRPSFIAGNWKMNPATLEEAVTLAQQVRDGVRLDSPARVAICPPSIYLERLDRVLENSPIGLGAQNLYPEPKGAYTGEVSAAMLNAIGCTHVILGHSERRTLLGETDAFINRKLHAALANQALLPIVCVGETLDQRDAGQTLEVVKGQLEGSLAGLEADQAPQVTLAYEPVWAIGTGRTATPEQAQEVHAMIRDWLAQRFGAAIAARIVIQYGGSVKPDNARDLLAQPDIDGALVGGASLVAEDFLKIVEAAEAVLAG comes from the coding sequence ATGGTCCACCCCTCCCGTCCATCCTTCATCGCCGGCAATTGGAAGATGAATCCGGCGACCCTTGAGGAAGCCGTGACCCTGGCCCAACAGGTCCGCGACGGGGTCCGGCTGGACTCCCCAGCACGGGTGGCAATCTGTCCGCCGTCGATTTATTTGGAACGGCTGGATCGGGTGTTGGAAAACTCGCCAATCGGTTTGGGAGCGCAGAACCTCTATCCGGAACCCAAGGGGGCTTACACCGGCGAGGTTTCGGCGGCGATGCTCAACGCCATTGGCTGCACCCACGTGATTCTGGGTCACAGCGAGCGGCGGACCCTGCTGGGCGAGACCGACGCTTTCATCAACCGCAAGCTGCACGCGGCGCTTGCCAACCAGGCGTTGTTGCCGATCGTCTGCGTAGGCGAGACGCTCGACCAGCGCGACGCCGGCCAAACCCTGGAGGTGGTCAAAGGTCAGCTGGAAGGCTCTCTGGCCGGTCTGGAGGCGGACCAGGCTCCGCAGGTCACCCTCGCCTATGAGCCGGTCTGGGCCATCGGTACCGGTCGCACCGCCACGCCCGAACAAGCCCAGGAGGTCCACGCCATGATCCGTGATTGGCTGGCCCAACGGTTCGGCGCGGCGATTGCCGCCCGGATCGTCATCCAATACGGGGGGAGCGTCAAACCGGACAACGCCCGCGACCTCCTGGCCCAACCCGACATCGACGGAGCCCTCGTGGGAGGCGCGAGTCTAGTCGCCGAGGATTTCCTCAAGATCGTCGAGGCCGCGGAAGCAGTTTTGGCCGGCTGA
- a CDS encoding serine/threonine-protein kinase produces MSESISKASSGATFSNLDRVESSVQDALKMTNPDDQVLFHDGECRDQPDLHAAVETRLNPRDVPMPPTPTTASQSPKGQASAEWETTIKRPVVIARPGVSWDESTVTVPQPGDSTLVEPTTSGNPVDGLIADRYRLLEILGTGGMGEVWKAEQLRPVRRIVALKLVKSTIRTEIVLARFEAERQALAIMDHPHVAKVLDAGTTDQGAPFFVMEYVDGLSLTEYCDSRKLSIPQRLELFVMICVAVQHAHYKGIVHRDLKPGNILIAESDGKPAVKVIDFGLVKALNDPNLLTDDTIHTHAGVMLGTLLYMSPEQARAVNPHDVDTRADVYALGVILYELLTGTTPIERGRLNPLSSEERRRIIMEEQPPRPSARLRERDSLHEAAALRGIEPGRLGSILKGDLDWVVMKALEKERHRRYETVNALSRDVQRFLANEPVEARPLSGLYRLRKFARRYRLQVTALVLVLATLVVGMAGVIYGLVVERQARDAEAKQRQIAEQEKTNAKREAATAVAVKEFVLRDMLSLAEARVQARARVKVDPDLKVRDVLLRAAQRIEGKFAEQPLVEAEVRLTLGNALCGIGRAREAIVQLERSHTIRKELLGDDHLSTLNALSDLGVAYEKAGQASQAIPIFEQVLERRRGKLGENHPQFIMSISNLAWCLDAVGDTAKAINYQEQAVTNIRLEKGKNHPATLKLMNNLAVFYKNAGDYSKALDLFEQVMIGRREQLGEDHPETLESINSLASVYLLNHQIQKSILLYEQAFTMMRSRLGEDHPDTLSSLSGLAAAHESAGEVFKAIPLLERVLEGRRIRLGTDHPDTLRSLSSLAAAYERGGEMAKALPLYQQAFEMMRVKLSEDHPSTLLSLNNLAFAYKKAGDTAKAIPLYEQCLEKQRAKLGADHPDTLTTLNNLASAYDSSGDTAKAIPLYEQCLEKQRAKLGADHPDTLTTLNNLARAYESAGDVGKAIPLYEQCLEQRRAKLGADHSDTLISLNNLAIALLMLDEIIQAKSLLTQGLETSRVKLGENHPIALTFLNNLAKAYAQTGDAIQAIPLFEQVLETSRVKLGADHPNTLTTLSNLAFAHSEAGHIQMSVSLYDEALQGKRTKLGEDHPSTLITLKGLAGAHAAAGALDQAALCYEEAFRKLGQRFGSDHPMTLETLLSLARIYRQSDRVGEAIELVNPVIERLRSGQPRNRRLLENGLNTLGWALLETGKPAEAEPILRECLKLNQELAPDSKWVALTQTLLGQALLDQGKLVDALPLLTQGEEGLRTQRQPVRSGSKSQWVQSARRLARLYEAMEFPEEAALWRAEADARLTHLETNRSQP; encoded by the coding sequence ATGAGTGAATCAATCTCCAAGGCATCCTCGGGAGCGACCTTCTCCAACCTCGATCGGGTGGAGTCGTCGGTTCAGGACGCCTTGAAGATGACCAACCCCGACGACCAGGTTTTGTTCCACGACGGCGAATGCCGTGACCAACCCGACCTGCACGCTGCCGTCGAAACGCGGTTGAACCCACGTGACGTCCCAATGCCCCCCACCCCAACGACGGCTTCCCAGTCGCCCAAGGGCCAGGCGTCGGCGGAGTGGGAAACCACCATCAAGCGACCCGTCGTCATCGCTCGCCCCGGAGTCTCCTGGGACGAATCGACCGTCACGGTGCCTCAACCAGGCGACTCCACCTTGGTCGAGCCGACGACATCTGGCAACCCAGTCGATGGTCTGATCGCCGACCGCTACCGGTTGCTTGAAATCCTGGGCACCGGCGGGATGGGCGAGGTCTGGAAGGCTGAACAGCTTCGCCCGGTCAGACGCATCGTCGCCCTCAAACTCGTCAAGTCCACCATTCGGACCGAAATCGTCCTCGCCCGGTTCGAGGCCGAACGCCAGGCGTTGGCCATAATGGACCACCCCCACGTCGCCAAGGTCCTCGACGCCGGCACCACCGACCAGGGCGCGCCGTTTTTCGTGATGGAGTACGTCGATGGGCTGTCGCTCACGGAGTATTGCGACTCCAGGAAGCTGTCGATTCCTCAACGTCTTGAATTGTTCGTGATGATCTGCGTGGCGGTTCAGCACGCCCATTACAAGGGGATCGTCCACCGCGATCTCAAACCGGGGAACATCCTCATCGCTGAATCGGACGGCAAACCGGCGGTGAAGGTGATCGACTTCGGGTTGGTCAAGGCGTTGAACGACCCCAATTTGCTGACGGACGACACGATTCACACTCACGCGGGGGTCATGCTGGGGACGCTTCTCTACATGAGTCCCGAACAGGCGCGGGCCGTCAACCCGCACGACGTTGACACCCGAGCTGATGTTTACGCTCTGGGAGTGATCCTGTATGAACTGTTGACCGGCACGACGCCGATCGAGCGGGGCCGTTTGAATCCCCTGTCGTCAGAGGAGCGTCGTCGGATCATCATGGAGGAGCAGCCGCCGCGTCCCAGCGCGCGGTTGCGGGAACGGGATTCATTGCACGAGGCGGCGGCATTGCGTGGGATCGAGCCGGGTCGGTTGGGTTCGATCCTCAAGGGCGATTTGGATTGGGTGGTGATGAAGGCGCTCGAAAAGGAGCGACATCGTCGTTACGAGACGGTCAATGCGTTGTCGCGCGACGTGCAGCGGTTTCTGGCCAACGAGCCTGTGGAGGCGCGTCCGCTGTCGGGGCTGTATCGTTTGCGGAAGTTCGCGCGGCGTTACCGGCTCCAGGTGACGGCGTTGGTGTTGGTGCTGGCGACGCTGGTGGTGGGGATGGCGGGAGTGATTTATGGACTGGTGGTGGAGCGTCAAGCGCGTGACGCCGAGGCGAAGCAGCGCCAGATCGCCGAACAGGAGAAAACGAACGCCAAGCGGGAGGCCGCCACCGCAGTGGCGGTCAAGGAGTTCGTTTTGAGGGACATGTTGTCCCTGGCCGAAGCCAGGGTTCAGGCTCGCGCCCGGGTGAAGGTTGATCCCGACCTGAAAGTGCGGGATGTTCTGTTGCGAGCGGCTCAAAGGATCGAAGGCAAGTTCGCGGAGCAACCCCTCGTCGAGGCCGAAGTGCGGTTAACCCTTGGAAATGCCTTGTGTGGCATTGGCCGCGCACGCGAAGCGATCGTTCAACTGGAACGCTCACATACGATAAGGAAAGAGTTGTTAGGAGACGATCATTTGTCAACTCTAAACGCACTGAGCGATTTAGGTGTTGCCTATGAAAAAGCGGGTCAGGCATCCCAGGCAATTCCAATCTTTGAGCAAGTTCTGGAGAGACGGCGTGGCAAACTAGGCGAAAATCATCCTCAATTCATCATGTCGATAAGCAATTTGGCATGGTGTCTTGACGCTGTCGGTGACACCGCGAAGGCAATTAATTATCAGGAACAGGCTGTCACGAACATACGGCTCGAAAAAGGGAAAAATCACCCTGCAACTCTAAAATTAATGAATAACTTAGCAGTTTTTTATAAGAATGCCGGTGATTATTCAAAAGCTCTCGATTTATTTGAACAAGTGATGATCGGGAGACGCGAGCAGCTAGGCGAAGATCATCCCGAAACCCTAGAATCGATAAACAGTCTTGCAAGCGTGTACTTGCTCAATCATCAAATTCAGAAATCGATTCTTCTTTATGAACAAGCGTTCACAATGATGCGTTCTAGGCTAGGCGAGGATCATCCCGATACGTTGAGTTCGCTCAGCGGTTTGGCAGCGGCTCACGAGTCTGCGGGTGAGGTCTTCAAGGCGATTCCTCTTCTTGAGAGGGTTTTGGAGGGAAGGCGTATCAGGTTAGGAACGGATCATCCTGATACGTTGAGATCGCTCAGTAGCCTGGCGGCGGCTTACGAGAGAGGAGGAGAAATGGCAAAAGCGCTGCCGCTTTATCAGCAAGCATTTGAGATGATGCGTGTCAAGCTCAGCGAGGATCACCCCTCCACTTTGTTGTCACTCAACAACCTCGCGTTCGCCTACAAAAAAGCGGGTGACACGGCCAAGGCAATCCCGCTTTATGAGCAATGTCTAGAGAAGCAGCGGGCCAAGCTGGGCGCGGATCATCCCGACACCTTGACTACCCTTAACAACCTGGCGTCGGCCTATGATTCGTCGGGTGACACGGCCAAGGCGATCCCACTCTATGAGCAATGTCTAGAGAAGCAGCGGGCCAAGCTGGGCGCGGATCATCCCGACACCTTGACTACCCTTAACAACCTCGCGAGGGCTTATGAATCAGCTGGTGATGTTGGCAAGGCGATCCCGCTCTATGAGCAATGTCTGGAGCAGAGGCGGGCCAAGCTGGGCGCGGATCATTCCGACACCTTGATTTCCCTCAACAACCTAGCAATAGCCTTGTTGATGCTTGATGAGATCATTCAGGCGAAATCTCTGCTCACACAAGGTTTGGAAACAAGTCGTGTCAAGCTGGGTGAGAACCATCCTATTGCCCTGACCTTTCTCAATAACCTGGCTAAAGCTTACGCTCAAACCGGTGACGCCATTCAAGCGATCCCTCTCTTCGAGCAAGTCTTGGAAACAAGTCGTGTCAAGCTGGGAGCGGACCATCCCAATACCTTGACCACGCTGAGTAACCTGGCTTTCGCACATAGTGAAGCAGGTCATATACAAATGTCGGTTTCTCTCTATGATGAAGCCCTGCAAGGAAAGCGGACCAAGTTGGGTGAGGATCATCCTTCGACTCTCATCACTCTCAAAGGACTTGCCGGGGCTCATGCAGCCGCAGGTGCGTTGGATCAAGCCGCACTGTGCTACGAAGAAGCGTTTCGGAAGTTAGGTCAACGATTCGGGTCAGATCATCCCATGACGTTAGAGACCCTCTTGAGTCTAGCAAGGATTTATCGTCAGAGCGATCGAGTTGGCGAGGCGATTGAACTTGTCAATCCAGTCATTGAACGACTGCGTAGCGGACAACCTCGTAATCGCCGACTTCTTGAGAACGGACTTAACACCCTGGGATGGGCTTTGCTTGAAACTGGAAAGCCCGCCGAGGCCGAACCAATCTTGCGTGAATGTCTGAAACTGAATCAAGAACTCGCTCCGGATTCCAAGTGGGTCGCGTTGACACAAACTCTCTTGGGCCAAGCGCTCCTCGATCAAGGCAAGTTGGTGGATGCCCTCCCATTGTTGACGCAAGGGGAAGAGGGACTGAGAACCCAACGACAACCGGTCCGTTCTGGTTCGAAGTCTCAATGGGTCCAATCGGCTCGGCGTTTGGCGCGGTTGTATGAAGCGATGGAATTTCCCGAAGAGGCCGCGTTGTGGCGTGCCGAGGCCGACGCCAGACTCACGCACTTGGAAACCAACCGATCCCAGCCTTGA
- a CDS encoding M20/M25/M40 family metallo-hydrolase, with the protein MTFIRSSVLRSFMFNGGSWRSSGQGALLAAWVAVSSAAWGQEAAPEVPPPDAPPPAAVLHEITARELKAHVAFLASDLLKGRDTATPESRLAAEYLAAQLLGHGATPGGDILEDGQASYLQKFPLARVAPDPETTTLEVIVETPAEEEGGQPVRKTATYRMGRDFQLLGVGTQTETRSGAVVFAGRPTEAAPAVDEAGVFVIRDPSAPSRRLQRQAEGADAPKPPLATLLYRGAGFDPSQGRVRSSLTLLEAERPADPTLILPESARELLGFDPNDTTPRALPQVQMTLNLGVTREDLFDHNVVGFFPGSDPERTREVIILSAHYDHIGVAPNGEVFNGADDNASGTAGLLEVLEALASGPRPARTVAFLWVSGEEKGLLGSRWFANHVSLPEGYEIVGNVNMDMISRNDPLAISLTPSDKHPSHNTIVAHAVAACQAEGIEARFDADQYFFRTDSANFARKGIPVVFFFCGIHPDYHRVSDDVDKGDFDKAAKVTRAVYRLVWSLANATDRPRVTAEAETKTDPNIGSTD; encoded by the coding sequence GTGACATTCATCCGTTCGTCCGTATTGCGATCGTTCATGTTCAACGGTGGTTCGTGGAGATCAAGCGGTCAAGGCGCGCTGCTGGCCGCGTGGGTCGCGGTCAGTTCGGCGGCCTGGGGACAGGAGGCGGCTCCCGAGGTGCCGCCGCCCGACGCGCCGCCGCCCGCGGCGGTGCTCCATGAGATCACCGCCCGCGAACTCAAGGCCCATGTCGCCTTCCTCGCCTCCGACCTCTTGAAAGGTCGGGACACCGCCACGCCGGAAAGCCGTCTCGCCGCCGAGTATCTCGCGGCCCAATTGCTGGGCCACGGCGCGACTCCCGGCGGCGACATTTTGGAGGACGGCCAAGCCTCGTACCTCCAGAAGTTCCCCCTGGCCCGCGTCGCGCCCGACCCCGAAACGACTACCCTAGAGGTGATCGTTGAAACCCCCGCCGAGGAGGAGGGCGGCCAACCCGTCCGAAAGACCGCCACCTATCGCATGGGCCGCGACTTCCAACTCCTTGGCGTGGGAACCCAAACCGAAACCCGCTCCGGCGCGGTGGTCTTCGCCGGTCGTCCCACTGAGGCGGCTCCTGCCGTTGACGAGGCCGGGGTCTTCGTGATCCGCGACCCCTCCGCACCCTCCCGACGCCTCCAGCGCCAAGCCGAGGGAGCCGATGCCCCCAAGCCGCCACTGGCCACCCTGCTCTATCGAGGCGCGGGCTTCGACCCGTCTCAGGGCCGGGTTCGCTCTTCGCTGACCCTGCTCGAAGCCGAACGCCCCGCCGATCCCACCCTAATCCTGCCCGAGTCGGCCCGCGAACTCCTCGGCTTCGACCCCAACGACACCACCCCCCGCGCCCTGCCCCAGGTCCAGATGACCCTCAACCTCGGCGTCACGCGCGAAGACCTGTTCGATCACAATGTCGTCGGCTTCTTCCCCGGTTCTGACCCCGAACGAACCCGCGAGGTGATCATCCTTAGCGCCCACTACGACCACATCGGCGTCGCGCCCAACGGCGAGGTGTTCAACGGGGCCGACGACAACGCCTCGGGTACCGCCGGACTGCTCGAAGTGCTGGAGGCGCTGGCGAGCGGTCCGCGACCAGCCCGCACGGTCGCGTTTCTGTGGGTCTCGGGCGAGGAAAAGGGGCTGTTGGGCAGCCGCTGGTTCGCCAACCACGTCAGCCTGCCGGAAGGCTACGAGATCGTCGGCAACGTCAATATGGACATGATTAGCCGCAACGATCCACTGGCCATCAGCTTGACCCCCTCCGACAAGCACCCGAGTCATAACACCATCGTGGCCCACGCCGTGGCCGCCTGTCAGGCCGAAGGGATCGAAGCACGGTTCGACGCCGACCAATATTTCTTCCGCACCGACAGCGCTAACTTCGCCCGCAAGGGGATTCCGGTCGTCTTCTTCTTCTGCGGCATCCATCCCGATTACCACCGCGTCAGTGACGATGTAGACAAGGGCGACTTCGACAAGGCCGCCAAGGTCACCCGCGCGGTGTATCGCCTGGTCTGGTCGCTGGCCAACGCCACGGATCGCCCCCGCGTCACCGCCGAGGCCGAGACCAAGACCGATCCCAACATCGGTTCAACCGATTGA
- the hisH gene encoding imidazole glycerol phosphate synthase subunit HisH → MIVIVDYGMGNLRSVQKAFEAVGAQASISSDPAAVAKAERVVLPGVGAFADAIAELRRTGLDRAFIEAVHAGKPCLGVCLGMQLLFEVSEEDGLHQGLGLLPGRVVRFTSRPGLKIPHMGWNTLTFNPINPCPLFVDQPEHPSVYFVHSYFVQPARPEDVAATADHPEPFTAAVARGNLFGCQFHPEKSQTVGLKIYRAFTQLPLQVS, encoded by the coding sequence ATGATCGTCATTGTCGATTACGGCATGGGGAACCTGCGAAGCGTGCAGAAGGCGTTCGAGGCGGTGGGTGCCCAAGCGTCGATCAGTTCGGACCCGGCGGCGGTCGCCAAGGCCGAGCGGGTGGTGCTGCCTGGCGTGGGGGCCTTCGCCGACGCCATCGCCGAACTGAGGCGAACCGGACTGGATCGGGCGTTCATCGAGGCAGTCCACGCGGGCAAGCCGTGTTTGGGCGTCTGTCTGGGAATGCAACTGCTCTTCGAAGTCAGCGAGGAGGACGGCCTCCACCAAGGCCTGGGATTGTTGCCCGGACGAGTCGTCCGCTTCACCTCCCGACCCGGCTTGAAAATCCCCCATATGGGTTGGAACACCTTGACCTTCAACCCCATCAATCCCTGTCCTCTTTTTGTAGATCAACCTGAACATCCCTCGGTCTACTTTGTTCATTCCTACTTCGTTCAACCCGCGCGGCCCGAGGATGTCGCGGCGACCGCCGACCACCCCGAGCCGTTCACCGCGGCTGTGGCCCGGGGTAACTTGTTCGGCTGCCAGTTCCATCCCGAGAAAAGTCAAACCGTCGGCTTGAAGATCTATCGTGCCTTCACCCAACTTCCGCTCCAGGTCTCTTGA
- the hisA gene encoding 1-(5-phosphoribosyl)-5-[(5-phosphoribosylamino)methylideneamino]imidazole-4-carboxamide isomerase, which produces MRILPAIDLKGGRVVRLRQGDYGRETVYGDDPVAWASHWRDEGAQELHLVDLDGAKDGHPVNFAAVRAILERVGLPCQLGGGVRDAATVASWLEAGVARVIVGTLALTQPELVRDLIAAHPGRVVLGIDARDGKVAARGWLDLSDVTARDLAARFEDLPLAAIVFTDIARDGTLEGPNFETTFDLARGTRHPVIASGGVSSLEDLRRLAQAEVQVAGCIVGRALYDGCFTLAQALEAARTGS; this is translated from the coding sequence ATGCGAATTTTGCCGGCGATCGACCTCAAGGGGGGTCGGGTCGTGCGTCTGCGTCAGGGGGATTACGGCCGGGAGACGGTCTACGGCGACGACCCGGTTGCCTGGGCGTCGCATTGGCGCGACGAGGGCGCTCAAGAGCTTCACTTAGTCGATCTGGACGGAGCCAAGGACGGTCATCCGGTGAATTTCGCCGCGGTTCGGGCGATCCTGGAGCGGGTTGGCCTCCCGTGTCAGTTGGGCGGCGGGGTTCGGGATGCGGCCACGGTCGCCTCCTGGCTGGAGGCGGGAGTCGCGCGGGTGATTGTTGGAACGTTAGCGCTCACTCAACCGGAGCTGGTCCGCGATCTGATCGCCGCGCACCCTGGGCGTGTTGTGCTGGGGATCGACGCCCGTGACGGCAAGGTGGCGGCCCGCGGCTGGTTGGATCTTTCCGACGTGACCGCGCGTGACCTGGCCGCCCGGTTCGAGGATCTGCCCCTGGCGGCGATCGTCTTCACCGACATCGCCCGCGACGGCACCCTCGAAGGCCCCAACTTCGAGACCACGTTCGACTTGGCCCGCGGCACTCGTCATCCGGTCATCGCCTCCGGTGGGGTCTCCTCGCTGGAGGATCTGCGTCGTTTGGCCCAGGCCGAGGTCCAGGTCGCCGGTTGCATCGTCGGTCGTGCCCTTTATGATGGGTGTTTCACGTTGGCTCAGGCGCTCGAGGCGGCGCGGACCGGCTCCTGA
- the fusA gene encoding elongation factor G — MTTYHLADIRNIALVGHGASGKTSLADALLFVAGATSRKGSVDDGSSLGDIDEEEKRRHFSIDCHLSHCVWNNKQLHFIDAPGYPDFIGGALAALAAVENVILAVSATDGPGLNSRRLFLEATKLGLGRIIVLTKMDGEHVDYNAALAKIRQTFGTMCVPYNVPIGQGPDFRGVVNVIDSHDHTPEGCPLAPPEAYKMLVEQIVESREDLMERYLEGEEIDPETLRDALHDEIAQGVIVPVLCVCVKKDLGLSELLDLVARCGLNPGDVKHHGFRAEDATHTDLEIEPSEDGELVAQVFKTVNDPFMGKLSYLRILSGRITKDGTLYNLRTGKSAKPGHLFMIQGGQKEEVAEAIAGDMVAVAKFDDLHVSDTVSSTPNLPLRVNPIAFPPPMVPRAVEAKTREDETKLSASFAKIADEDPTFQVKRDPQTHELVISGMSELHLEVLQNRLKHRYKLEFLTHVPQVPYLETIAGSSEAQHRHKKQTGGRGQFAEVHIKLRPLPRGEGFRFIDAIKGGVIPNQYIPAVEKGIREQLEAGVISGNQVVDVEVELFFGNYHDVDSSEQAFKTAARNAFRKAFEAAQPFLLEPTVVLHVVVPSDYFGAITADLSTRRGQITGMESLDGNQQMINAIVPLAEVLTYSTQLKSITGGQGTYTLELHGYDQVPANLQHKIVEKYQKSRAGIEED; from the coding sequence ATGACCACCTATCACCTCGCCGACATTCGGAACATCGCCCTGGTGGGTCATGGGGCGTCGGGCAAGACGAGCTTGGCCGACGCCCTGCTCTTCGTGGCGGGGGCCACGTCCCGCAAAGGGTCGGTGGACGACGGTTCCAGTCTGGGCGACATCGACGAGGAGGAAAAGCGGCGGCATTTCTCGATCGACTGCCACCTAAGCCACTGCGTCTGGAACAACAAGCAACTCCACTTCATCGACGCGCCGGGCTACCCCGACTTCATTGGTGGCGCGCTGGCGGCCTTGGCGGCTGTCGAGAACGTGATTCTGGCCGTCTCGGCCACCGATGGGCCAGGACTCAACAGCCGTCGTCTCTTTCTGGAGGCCACCAAGCTGGGCTTGGGCCGGATTATCGTCCTGACCAAGATGGACGGCGAACACGTCGATTACAACGCCGCCCTTGCCAAGATCCGCCAAACCTTCGGCACCATGTGCGTCCCCTATAACGTGCCGATCGGCCAGGGACCGGACTTCCGTGGCGTCGTCAATGTGATTGACTCCCACGACCACACTCCCGAAGGTTGTCCGCTGGCCCCGCCCGAAGCCTACAAGATGCTCGTCGAGCAAATCGTCGAGTCGCGTGAAGACCTAATGGAGCGCTACCTCGAAGGCGAGGAGATCGACCCTGAAACCCTCCGCGACGCGCTCCATGACGAGATCGCCCAGGGGGTGATCGTACCGGTGTTGTGCGTCTGCGTCAAAAAGGACCTGGGACTCTCCGAACTGCTCGACCTGGTGGCCCGCTGCGGACTCAACCCCGGCGACGTCAAACATCATGGCTTCCGCGCCGAGGACGCGACCCACACCGACCTTGAAATCGAACCTTCTGAGGACGGCGAACTCGTCGCGCAGGTTTTCAAAACGGTCAACGACCCGTTCATGGGCAAGTTGAGCTATTTGCGGATTCTCTCAGGACGCATCACCAAAGATGGCACGCTGTACAACTTGCGCACCGGCAAGTCGGCCAAGCCCGGCCACTTGTTCATGATTCAGGGAGGTCAGAAGGAGGAGGTTGCTGAGGCGATCGCCGGCGACATGGTGGCGGTGGCCAAGTTCGACGATCTCCACGTCTCCGACACCGTGTCCAGCACCCCCAACCTGCCGTTGCGGGTCAACCCGATCGCCTTCCCGCCGCCGATGGTCCCGCGCGCTGTCGAGGCCAAGACCCGCGAGGACGAAACCAAGCTTTCGGCCAGCTTCGCCAAGATCGCCGACGAAGATCCCACCTTCCAGGTCAAGCGCGATCCCCAAACCCATGAACTCGTCATCTCAGGCATGAGCGAGTTGCATCTAGAGGTGTTGCAAAACAGACTCAAGCATCGTTACAAACTTGAATTCCTCACTCACGTTCCCCAAGTTCCCTACCTGGAGACCATCGCTGGCTCATCCGAAGCCCAACACCGCCACAAAAAACAAACCGGTGGCCGCGGCCAGTTCGCCGAGGTTCACATCAAGCTGCGTCCCCTGCCCCGCGGCGAAGGCTTCCGCTTCATCGACGCTATCAAAGGCGGCGTGATCCCCAACCAATACATTCCCGCCGTGGAAAAAGGAATCCGTGAACAACTTGAAGCCGGGGTGATTTCGGGCAATCAGGTGGTCGATGTCGAAGTGGAACTCTTCTTCGGCAATTACCACGACGTGGACAGCTCCGAACAGGCATTCAAAACCGCCGCGCGGAACGCCTTCCGCAAAGCGTTCGAGGCGGCTCAGCCGTTCCTTTTGGAGCCGACAGTGGTTCTCCACGTGGTTGTTCCCAGCGACTATTTCGGCGCGATCACCGCAGATCTCTCCACCCGTCGCGGTCAGATCACCGGCATGGAGAGCCTCGACGGCAATCAACAGATGATCAACGCCATTGTGCCACTGGCTGAAGTCCTCACTTACTCGACCCAACTCAAGTCGATCACCGGAGGTCAGGGCACCTACACTTTGGAACTCCACGGCTACGATCAAGTGCCCGCCAACCTGCAACATAAGATCGTCGAAAAATATCAAAAGAGTCGCGCGGGCATCGAGGAGGATTGA